A window of Zonotrichia leucophrys gambelii isolate GWCS_2022_RI chromosome 6, RI_Zleu_2.0, whole genome shotgun sequence genomic DNA:
TCCTCATTACCATAACAAATCTCTAAAGCTTACTTTCCAATCTTCCAGTACACACTTTGTGGGGTACTTGTACCACACTCTCTCTGTGGTGCATCTCTCAAGATGTTCCAGTACCTACTCATGACTCCCACAATACTGCAGAAACCCTGCCCAGGTCTTCTCCCTTCACTGGCACAGGCCAGTGAAAATACCCGCAGTACTTAGGTGAATCTTCTAGAAACAGTCAATTGCACAGTGCTCTAGCTGACACCACCACTATGGGGGACAGGACAGCTGGTGTGCTCCTTACAAGTCCCTTTCttgcctcttcctcctccagttACAATCTATCAGTTGTAGCAGCTGACTGTACACTCAGGCCTCACTGCTTCTCGGCTTTTGAGAAGGCAACTTCCCTGTGAACATTAATAGACAATGTTGGAGAGACCTCCTCCCTGTAGGAAATTAACTGGTAAGGAATCAGTGAAGAATATAACTATCACAAACTTAGCTGGGTAAATGGTACAAGCTCCACCTCCTTACCTCTGTGCTGGACCAACTGCACGGctgaaataatttacatttaatGTGCAAATAAAGATAAGCTGCAAAAATTGTGCAGAACACTATTGATCAATTGTTTGGCTTTTCTTGTCAATAGAGCGTTTTACATAATAAAGTCAATTACTGCATCATTAGTGTTCTCTTTTCACAAACTTAAGTCAGGACAGAATGTGAAGATAAAGTGTCTTGGTCATGGTAACCCACCCAAATGGAGGAAAGCAAACAACACTCCATTTAGAGTGGCTCAATGTCAACAAAACAACTGCATAAGTGCTGGATCATAGGTACTGAAGAGGTTCACTGTATCCCTGCCCCTAAAGGCAAACCAGCAGAGGTTCCAACAGACTTGAGAAGGCCCCCAGAGGATGCATAAGAAGCTAAAAGATCACAGTATCACACTGTCTCTTAGGAACGTCTGAGCAGTTCAGCTCCACTGCAGCTGAGGATCTGCAGAGATACAGCAGCACCCCCTCCTTAAGTCAGTGAGCTCTGAgtttcaaaggggaaaaaaaagcctgattAAGTGATCCTTCTATACACTATGCATATCTGTACCCAGGAGAGGACTCATGATtcttaaagaaggaaaaactttAGCAAACTCTTCTGGCTGCCTGAGAAAAATTTGCAATTGCACTCTTCCACAGTAGAACTTTTAGGGAGAGGTTGCCACCTGCTGTCATCTCTCAAAATAACATCTAAGACTTCCAAGAAAGCTCATGCTTTTCTCAGGACTTCTAATTAATTAATCATGACAATTCCTCACCCTTCCTCTACAGACATCCATCCGATTCCAGATCTAATATATTAATGAATCTCAGCCCCAAAGGGACAGAAGCAGCAATTCCTCACAGCTTTCCTCAGACATGGCTTCTTGCACAGACCTTAAAGGGTAACAAAGCAAAACCTGACAGGTCAGAGCACACCTCACCACTGAGAAATAGAGAGCATGCAGCTAAACAgtgaaaattcccaaattaCTTTAGACCATGGAAACAGCGCTGTCAGAGGCAAAAATTTCTCACCTTTGCTAACCTGAAATACTTATGGCTTTACAGTACACTATAATAAGACCAAGGTTGTTATTGTATGTACTAATTGACCCTCAAAGCTGTCATAATAATTATCCCTGATAGCACCCTAGTGAGGCGTTctctctcctgcagcacccaaaTACTGTCAATCAGAAATCCCCTCCCACTGACTTTCCCAGTCCTCCTCCTGCCACGGGACACCCAACCATTCCCCTCTGTTCCTACTGATATTGGACTTCCAGCACTGCACACAAAGGACCCGATAGGCTGATCTCCCCACACTTAGCTAAAAAGTGAAACTTGGGCAGAACAAGATTTGTCCCAGGTCACCCGGGTGACAAGTAGACACCCTAAGATCTGAAAAACATCCCCCCAGCCATGACACAATGGTTAAGACACAAACTGTCCCTAGAGTTTCCACATCCCAGCATTGATTTAAAATCTCTGTACTGCCCCTTCCCTTAGCACTGTCCTGACATGACACGCTCCTTCggcagctccccacagccaggctgttcTCGTACGTGCTTATTATAAACCCCGATTACAGAAGGCAGAGACACACTCAGCTAATCTCAGCTAATCACTGGTGTGTGCAAGGTGGGGTTgttgcagggcagggctcagcacatTCCTCCATGACAGCTCCAATGGTATATAAAGAAAGTTCTTGTGCTCTGCGCAGTTTCAGAAGCTGTTGCCCATTGCACGGCGCTGCACACACGTCCCAGGTGTGCTTGTCTGCACAACAGCATTACCCCGTGGGATGGTGAAAAAGAGCAGGGCTCTAGGAGGAAAGCATTGACCTCGGACACCGGGTGTCACACACAGGCTCCGGGCTACGCCAGAGGCCTCTCCGCGGCCCAGGTCACACAGCTGAGATCCCcggccgctccccgcccgccgccaGCCGGCCGGCGGAGGAGAAACGGGAGAGAGGAGCCGAGGCTCCCGAGACAAGGACGGGGCCCCGGGACCGGAGTTTCGACAGAGACGGGAGGACAGtacagccagccctgggctccgGGGACAGGGGCCCGAcggggcagggccagccccggCTCGGTGTCCGAGGGGCGCGGCctggccgggccgggccgggtcGGGGGGCGGGCGGCCCTTACCGGCTGGCTGCCCTTACCGGCTGGCTGCCGTGCCTCCCGCGCCGCTCGCTCCCGTAGCCCGGCGCTCCGACGGTGGCCGCGGGGAGCCCAgagcgccgcccgccccgccccgccgcgcctgCGCGGGGCCGGCCCCGGaacacggcccggcccggcgccccgcagcagcagcggccGGGCCCGACAGCCCCGGCTCCTTCCCCCTCGGTAGGGTACCTGAGTCGGCTCCGTCCGTCGGTACCGGATGGTGCAGCCGGAGGCCAAGGAaacactgctggagctgggctgccaTACCCCCTCAGCCTTAGCTATACATGTAACGCAGCTTGAGGGTGTGCAGAAAGGAATGTGTTTttctaaaagtattttaattgcCAGGAAACTATGCAGAAGGACCCAGGCCTTCTTCTCGTACATCTGTCctgctttaagaaaaaattacctACATTACAAACTCCATTTTTTAGGATTTCTGAGCCATATCTGCCCAACCCATTATGCCGTCCCCATGGATGAAAACCATAATGAAGCTACTGTTTAGAACAAATGGGACTGGAAGTCCCCAAAGCGGGCAGCAGCAAACAGTGCTGGAACGCTGCACAATGAGCTGGATGGGCCTAGCCCTGCCTCAATGCAAGTGCTACACTATCACATACACCAAAGCTCCTATTACTGCTCTGATCACCTTCATTTCACTTGAAACTCTTACAGATCTCATAACATTTTATACAGTGCTGCATGGAAGTGCTGTGGAATGGTAATTCTCGACTCAAGTATCCCTAAGGAGTGTTTTGCCCTGCAAAACAGAATTCAGTTTTAAGGTCCCATAGCTCATAAAAAACACTTGAAATCCCTTCTGAGATAAAACATAACTGattataatttaaaagcaaGCATTTCTGTAATGAGAAAGTGACAGCTGACAAAAGCTATGAGGAATGTTGATTGTTCAGCACCTCCAAAGGAGTCATAAATATTCAGGTGCAATAGCATTCAATCCTATAATTTCCTTTAACATATATCCTTATACAAACCCCCACACAAAAACCAAGCTAACAGTCTCTTTAGAATTTGGAGTTTAAAATCTGTACAGATGGAAAAACTGTGCATCACTGTCCTTATATACCTGCTTATCTTAAAGCACAAAACTACAAGTTGTGACAGggtgctgagagcagagcacagtTTATAGGAAGCACCTAGAGGGGCCCAAGCCTTCAGCCTTCTGTGATCACCCACTCCTGCAACTAAACAGTGGGGTTAAGGCATAGCACAGCACAGTTGAGAGAAGATTCACTGTAGATTAGTACTAAAGGTACTGTCTCCTCCAgcaacaaggggaaaaaaaccccttacaTTAGAGTGTAGCTGAAGAAATTTAGGAGCTTAATATAACTGTATGTATAACTTTCCCAAGCAAACTGTTGCTGAAGCTATAGGAGGTCCAAGACCAGTGGTTTGCAGTAAAACAGGCAGATGTCATGGGTCAGATGTAACTCCAAGCCAGGCGGATGAACTCAAGCCATAAAGGAACATTTATGGGCACCTGTGCACTTGTATCAAAGCAGATCTGGCCAGAGCTGAACTTGCTCATTAGCCTTTCCATACTGCTGCTgtccacacagctctgctgtcagcttTAGCTACACACTGCAAGGCTCTGTGCCTCACAGGTGCTTCCTACTGGTTATGCAAACTTCACTTGAGAGGGCATCTAGACCTGGAAGAGATCAAAGTCAACTCCCAGTAAGGGCAGACACAGTACACAACTCCCAAGGACTGGCACTCGCCAGTCTGTTTCTGCCTGTCATTTTACAGTATACAGTGACTCTCCaactcccagcagcacctgcattAAATGCCTTGGTTACAGACAGTACTGCCTACATAAACAGGCACAGGTGAGGAATGTTTGTGCACAGGACACATAAATGACCAGCAGTCCTAGGTCTGCACTCATAATTTTGCCCTATAGATGCTACAGCATTTAGAAAAATGGCAAAGGTCACTCCATTTGATTAGCTATAATTCAGCCTTCTCAAACCAACAGAAGATAACCAGCACAGCAGGTGTCATTGATATATTTCACTGCAGTTAGCAGCTGAGCATTGAAGAACAAGTGTTAACATATGCCAGTGAACACTAGACAAGATTTCTTCCCCAGCAGAACTGATGGCAACGTAGCACTTGAACAACTTTCAAATTTCATAGTGTATCACTTCTGGTGGCTCTTTATTGGGgtctcctcctctctccagaTACAGGTCATTGAAGGGATATTGCTTCGGTCCCTGCAAGGAGAGACAAACAGTAGCAAATTCACCAAGCAGATTAAGGGGTAAGAGCAAAAtgtctcatcccatcccacccctaCCCAAATGAAGGCTTGTAATCTATGACCTAAATTTCTATTTCTTAAGTGCTTCAGCTAGAATATTAGAGTATGAGGAAAGTAAATTCAGAAATATAGGGTTCCttgcataaattattttttttaacagaaacatCAAGGCGGTCTTGCTTTTAATCTTAATCAACATTTTATCTCACAGCATGAGGATAACATATTGCAAAAGCTGCTTGTGTATTCAGACACATTTTTCAAGAGTACATTTCCCAAATGATACAGCTCATGAGATATAATTAAAAACACAGGGCAAGAGAAGAGTTAAAGCATCTCACTTGAGTAGTTGCATACAGGGAAGGAGAATACCTAGACCAAAGATGGGATACTGTAAGAATCATAGCTCAAATTAGTTCCCTGTGAACAGGAACTGCACACATGAAGCAGCATCTGTGAGCTGAGCCAGGCCAGCCAAGAGAACAACTCAGGCTAGATGAGGTCACAGGACATCCCTTGGCCCatccactgccagcagcagttttGCATTCCCACCCATCACTCATCTTCAGCAAAACCACTCTTATGGGCATTGGCAATAACcagcttctttttctccctttatcCTCAGGTTTCACTCACCACAGGCCTGTAGGATGGGTAGATTTCTCCAAGACCAAACATGATCAGCATTGTGCccaaaaagagaaggaagtgtTTGCTCATGGTGTGCCAGGGAACGACAGTGGGGGATGTATCAACCCGATTCCGAATGTACATGTCAAAATCCCAGTGCATCTAAaggacaaaggaaaacaattgcACATTTACCAACAGTGGTCAGTGCACATTACAGCATTCACAAAACCGCAAGAAGCTGCACTAAAAGAACTTTATTCAAATGGTGGCTTCTTTGCTAAACAATTCTGAACCAGACTCTCATACTGAGTCCTATCAGGCAAATAAAATTACTCCCGCAGGGAAAGTTACGTGTTAAGTCTCCCTTCTCATACGTAATATGTTAACTGTCCTAAGTACTTTTACAGTATTTTACAGATGGCCAAAGCCTAACTTTGCCTTGAACTGACTGTCTCTGCTTACACAGGCAACACACACCAGCACTGGTGATGAAATTACACGAAGGATTCACCAGAAAGCACTAACAAGAGGTGCATGCTAGAATTTAGTAACAGGAGCATTGGTGAGTAACTTGAGAAGTGGAACTGATGTTCCTACCGGCTCTCCCCAGTTGTATCTCATGTCTGGCTGGTCCCACTGGTACCAGGGGTCCCTCTCATATTGAGACTTATTAGGGAGCATGGGATAGTCACCATACCTatgagaaacaaacaaaagatcAAACATAACATAAAGAAATCTGTACTAATTTAGATATAATTTGTAAGAGATAGTATAAGACAGGCCTAAGGAAATTGAATTAAATACTACTTTGTTTTTATAGATTTTTGAAATTCATTAAAACAACTAGCACAACAATAATTACCTTGACACCAGTCACCACAACAAATGGCATTCCCCAAACTAGCCTTATTGGGCTCTACtagatgaaagaaaatgcaagctTAACCAAAAATGGAAAACCTAGTTATTTTGGCACATGTCAAAGTATTCCTCAACATTTAAACATCTCCTGAAACCTTTATTCTAGACATGGCTTTCAGTTCCTCCCCCTTAGCCTTGCAGTACAACAGCATGTGAAGTCTCCCAAGTTTCTCTCATGAAGTCTTTCGTGTTTTATTCACATAGCCTCTAACTCATTCCATTCGTTcctattttaaaacactgaagtgTTTTCAAAGCTCTAAGCTCACAGTAGAGCAAAGGCAGACATTCACCAGGAGGTACGAGCACGTCCCCACAAATCCAGGAGCTACTGGCCCCGGCTGCGGAACAACGGCACCACCAGCTCACCCCAGGCCATCGTCGGGGTAGGGCTGATAGTCTTCCACCCGCATGTTGTACTTCTTCGCAGCGGCCGCCCGCTCCTCCGGAGTCCGCGGATACGGCCCAGGCATCATGTCCTTGGACATCTCCGAGGCTGCGGGACAGGAACGCGGCACAGTGGGCGCGGGCCCCGCCGGCAGCCGCAGCCGGCCCGGGGAGGTCAAGCCGCCCTCCCGCCCCGACCCCGCAACCACCGGCCCGTCCCCCCAGACACCGCGAccccgccgccggcccctcGCTCCAGCCTCCGCCTTCCCGCTCACCCGCCCGCGCCCCCGAAGGCGCCGCCAAGGCGGCCCGGGCCGCCCTGAGGCCGGTGGCCGCCCGGGGCCAGAGGACACCGCGGAGAGCGCCCGCCGCCATCACCCCCAGCGCGCAGGCGCGGCCGCGGGAggcagggggcggggcgggggcggggctcGGGGCGGGGCTCGGGGCGGGGCTCGGGGCGGGGCTCGGGGCGGGGCTCGGGGCGGGGCCAGCCCTCAGGGTCTCGGGGCCGGTGCCGCTACCGGCCCCCGCCGGGGCAGGAATTGACCGGCCGCAGGTGCAATACTGACACGGGGGCAATGAACGGAAAAGGCAGCGTTGCGATATTTTGCTTTGTCTGTCACCGTCTGAAGCGGGGCAACGGGAATGTATGGCAGGAACTGCCCTCCAGACACGGGGAGCCTCCTGCGGATCGATGCTTCATCGTATCGATGCCGTGCCTGGCGGCGTTATGCAAATCGCCTTCTTTGTATTAGTATCAATATTATTAAATACAATACCCAAATGTAATCGTCTTATCTCCATGGAGCTAGAAGAAGGTGGACAGCAGAAATGGCATGTTAATTTAGCAATGTGATTCTTCAAATATAAGCAATgtattattgtaaataaaatcAATATGAGCATTAAAGGATTTTGCAGTTTACTTCATTATGTAAACTCTGTGGTAGTTGAACTCATTTTCCTTCAGTTATTCACATCAGCCATAATGGGTAATGTCTCTATAACGATTTACATTATAAAGCTTTGTAGCTCAAAAACTATCACAGACAGTTTGTCATTAAAGCCATTCTTTCTAATaacaacattaattttaaaCCTAATAATTGAATGACGATAGTGATGAACCATAAAACTATGTCTGAGATACAGCATGCCTGAGATGGGGGCTTTGTTGCAGATAAAGGACAGGATCTTTTCACTTATCCCAAAGAAAGGCCTACTGATGTCATTTTAGGGATGGTATCTTAATTCAGCCAACTCCCTTACAAATGAGTATGCAGTGAAGTTATTCAGTTATCTAATAAAGTTATTAACTCAGAGCCCAACGTTCTGgggcagatgctgctgctgttttccatggAGCAGCGTTTGGAGCCTGTCCCACCTCTGCAGCGCAGCGAGCTGTGAGGACAGCAGGGTGGGGATAGCACTGGCAGTGCTATCCATTGACTTGGGCTCAGGCTTGGGTTGTGGTCAGCCGCTTCTAACATCAGCTCTTCACCACTgggtatttattttctgaattatgTTTGAGTTTTCCACAACTGTGTTTCAAGTTTCTTAAGCACCCATATATATTTGCAAATACactgtaaaaaatgttttaaccTGTACAGCAGAAAAGGATTTAAAACGTAAGAGAACATTCATTTTCCCAGAAACTAAGTATATTAATAAATTTTGGCAGGACAAAGGGAAATTGTATTATTCTCATGaagacaaagttctgtgcaggcagaacaAATCCCAGCTAGCGTAAGATGAAAACCACTGTATGCCAGAGACCAAAATCTTCTCCAGAGCTGATGCCTAATGTGGCGTGCATTCTTGGGAAATAGCGAACATCATTATTGCTGTTTGCAGATTAAAAGCCAAATGTAGACTTTGTCTCACTTAATAAAcatacaagaaaataattgaacGGCTCCAGCTTCAGTCACACAGTTCATGAAATCCTGCTAAAATGATGTAGCCGCCACCACAGGCTGAATGTTAGTTGCACCAGGCAGTGCTACATTGTTTTTTGTAGCCAGTGTTAATTAAGGATCTCGTTTTCAGGCGCAGAGCTCCGCAGTGCATTTCCCGCATTTCCCGGGCAGAGTCAGCGGGCGCTGCTGTTTCCGTGGGCAATGGAAATGCCCGAGGGCAGCGCTGGCGCCCGCTCCGCCGCCTTTCAGGGGAAGGGGCGGCCGGGGCCCGgccaggaggctgcagagccgATCCTGCTGTTTCCTGCAGCGGGTCGGGCCCTGCTGCGCTCCTAGCGCCCGGCGGGGCCCAGGAGCCTCGGGAAGGGACCGAGCCCCGGGGCAGCGGAGCCCCTGCAACCTCCGCCCGCGAgggggcgctgccgccgccgccccgctctcctccctctccatgTCCTCTGCCCTCCGCCTCTGCCCTCCGCTTCCGGCGTTGCCATGGGTGCGCAGCTTCCGCTTCCGCCTTCCTTGGGACGGGCTCTCCGGTGGAGGCGGCGATGGCGGCggcctcgtcctcctcctcttcctcttcttcttcctcctcctcctcctcctccacttcctcctgctcctcctcggCGGCCGCCGCGGGTTGCCGGGAGGGCCCGGCGGTGGCggcagggcctggctggagtGACTCCCAGTTCCGCCGCTACTCGTTCGAGACGCGGCCCATCCCGCGGCTCAGCCACAGCGACCCCCGCGCCGAGGAGCTCATCGAGAACGAGGTGAGGGGTCCCGGGCGCAGGCACCGCCTCATCCCGGCCCTGTCCGCCCCGGGCACCGGGCGGGCTCTGCTGTAGCCGCTGTCCCGTTCCTCTCTGCTCTAGTGGACATTTTTCTTCGGTGCTACAGCGTTGAGTTGTGAAATTGGCAGGAAACGTTTCTTTTAGGCCCTTTATTGTCGGGATGGAAGTTGTGGGAACGTTGTAGAAACCCCTGGGCACGTATTGATTGTTTTCTAAGTGCCAGCGACCACAGATGTAAAGGGTCCTTTGCAGTGGTGGCTCTCGTACTGGCTCTGTACCAGCTCAGTCTCCTTTTGGTAGGTTCGGTAGTTGGGTGTTTTAAGGAAAGTCTGCAAGAAGTTGTGTATGCACAGCTTGGGAACACAGTGCTGCCTTGGTTAGGTTGCTTACTACTGTTGTATGATAGGTGATGTACTTTGTCTTCCTTTTGTAGAGCTTATTTTTTTGCTGTAGAAGAGATGGTCGGTTTTTTTGATGGTGGTTGTTTGCAGTCCTCTGAGAAAAGAGATGAGTTCTGTTTCTGGATTCAGAGGGATCTTTTTGCTGGCACTTTCCCCttcacagctggggctggaagtGACCAGCCAGAATCTACTGTGTCTCCTGGCTACGTGGCAGGACCAAGCAGGCCCAGAAGTGTTGCCAGCTAGTGTTTGTCTAACCTTGCTGATAGAGACTGGCTAAGTAGATAGTGCAATCTGTCGTCCCATTGCTACCAGGAGCTTACTGTAGCCCCAGGCCACCACTTTCTTAGAATTTCCTATCATGTCTTGCTTGGTTTTCTCCCCAGAACAAATATATGATTACTTCAAATGCCTTTTCCAATTCCCCATTTTGAAGGGGAGTTTTTGGGTGCAATAATGAATGTGTTTGTTCTTAAGTTCAAGAGGTCTTTGAATCAATAaacttcctctttctctccagGAGCCAGTGGTGCTGACAGATACAAATCTGGTTTATCCTGCTCTGAAATGGGACCTGGACTACCTCCAGGAAAACATTGGCAATGGGGACTTCTCAGTGTATAGTGCCAGCACACACAAGTTTTTGTACtatgatgagaaaaaaatggcCAATTTTAAGAACTTCAAACCCAAGTCAAGTAGGGAAGAAATGAAGTTTGCCGAGTTTGTGGACAGACTCAAAGAAATACAACAAAAAGGGAGTGCTGAGAGGTAAGTGATTAGTGGAGTGTGGAGGTTTCTCTATTTCTTCAGACCTAAGTAGGAGCTAAGTTTCTCTTCAGTGGGTGTTGATGATTAAAGTGTCATGAActttttggaatttttatttgtttcttgttaataatcctgcttttcctgcagggcTTCTAGTTGACAGCAGCCTTGTTACCTTATTAGAAAagtcaaaccaaacaaactgtTCACACTGGCTGtgggaatttatttattttttcctcctctgtgtgAGCCAGGGTTTGTATAGAGAAAGAATTAagcttcactttttttttggcaggtAGTGGTATTGGTAGAGAAGCATGTGGTCTGATGTAAAGGTATAGGCTGTGGCATTCAGAATCCCAAGGCAGCTGGAGCTAACCCTCTTTGGGAATATAGGCCAGGTTGTGCACGTGCTGTGGACTGGGGGTGATGGCCTGTGCCAGAAACAGAGCTGTGGGTCACTGAGAGGAGCTTCAGCTGGACATGGAATATAACTGTCAGCAGCTTAACCCTCAGTGTTTTCAGTCACAGCCCTCTACAATGAATTACAGATGTTTAATTGTGTCTTAATTGGAAGCAGTCCTGCCCACTTGTCATCTGTgccttcctcttctttctcagCTTTGGGTGTGCTTTTTCCAAGAGAGAAGTCAGTCCTTGCTCTTGGAAATGAGTTTTCTTCCAGCATTGCAGACAATAGTCTGCAATACTGTGATTGTTGGTACAGTTGTTAGATTCCTCTCATCCTCTATGTATAAATGTAAACATGGCTTTAAGTAACTTGATACTGACATGTGCAGGCTCTCCTGAGCCCTCTTTTTCCCTCATGTAGTTCTGCTAGAAGAGATAACTGATATTGCAGGTGATTTAGAGGGGTGGCATTCATCTAGGGATTTATTTGATAATGGCCAGTCTGTTTAGagtttcctcctcctgctctgtgagAGGGTTGTTCTTccttaaaattatgtttttcccTTGTAATTGTTCAAGTTGAACTAAGATCTGTTCTCTTGTGTACTGGGAAACCTTACAGCAAAGTTTGCAGACTTTTTGAAACTGTTTTCTTCCATGGGTGTTGAAGCTGTGTAGTGATAAAACAGAATCTCTAGGAAGTACTTCTCTGTTTTGAAATCTTTCTGAAGAGACAGAGTATGTCTGTTCTCATGACAAAGTTTAATATTTGATTCCTGCTTTCTCTCTTGGACAATTCAGGCTATATCTACAGCAAACATTGA
This region includes:
- the NDUFB8 gene encoding NADH dehydrogenase [ubiquinone] 1 beta subcomplex subunit 8, mitochondrial, which codes for MAAGALRGVLWPRAATGLRAARAALAAPSGARAASEMSKDMMPGPYPRTPEERAAAAKKYNMRVEDYQPYPDDGLGYGDYPMLPNKSQYERDPWYQWDQPDMRYNWGEPMHWDFDMYIRNRVDTSPTVVPWHTMSKHFLLFLGTMLIMFGLGEIYPSYRPVGPKQYPFNDLYLERGGDPNKEPPEVIHYEI